caaaaAGAGCAACTTCAAATTTCCCAATGTTGGATTAAATTAATGTTATTTTCGTCGTCCAGTATATTCACATCCATAACCGTGTAGAGGTGTTTGTGTTGAGATGAGATGACGGAGCTGTGAATATTATCTGGGAGCTTTGTGGATATTATGTAACTCTTTCAATCAGacttcatcaaataaaggagCCTTTTAAACTACCTTGGGAATCCTCGCTCCTTGTCAGACATGAAGCGATCAAAGAAATAGTCATccaaactaacaaaaatatgtttaatttacAATGCATCAGTTGGACCATGATTCACACTCCAGAGACCACCGTCCTAACATAACCCTGTGAGGGACCCATCTGGTGACACAGTACAATCCCCTGTAGATATCGTTACCTTCTAACTAAGGAAGTCTCGCATTATAGTAAACATGAAGAGGACCCAAACACAGAAGAGATACAGTTCAGATACaagttcaataaaaaaaaaatatatttttggaagTTAAAATGTATGGCCTGAAAATTACACAGGGTAATTGATAAATGTCAGATCATTTTTAGTTtctatcaaaaacataaaaaataaacagcctCATTAAGGCTGAGCCACGttggtaaaatatatatttcatctATTTTTCTGAGAGGTGAGAGATCTATGTTCATATCCTCAAAGTGGACTAGGAATGTCCAGGAGCATTAGCATTTGACCTAAGATGGTGGGTTAGCAGGTTTAACAATGAATATCGTATGTGCATGAGTATTGGTGGTGGTTGCAGAGGCTTGGCTTtagatcattttcacacatatcCGTGCACTCTGTGGAGCGACCTCAGTGCACACTAGATTTAGAGTTAGTAACGCTCTTATTCAGCTTTCCCTGGCGGTATATGCTCTACCATGAGTTCCCACAACCTCACGCACATGTGGCCCAATGCAGATGTGATCTTGGCCCAGTCCTGTATCACCCGAGCAAGTGAGTGCCAGCCCCTGTCCTGAGTTGCAGTGTGCTCTAAGCTACTGCTTGTAGCGAGCCTGTTCATTGAAATCAAGAAATCAAGGCATTTTGTGAACACCAGGAATGTTTTCAAGCCCATAAATGCATTCTACACTCTTCAATTTTCACactagtttttattttacatgacagaagACATATTTGTGTTGTTATGTTTAGCTAAAAAAGATGCATCGTGGACGTGCGCAGCGAATTTCTTAATAAGCTTTTGCTACTTTGATTTCTGCAAAGGAGAAAAAGCTATTATCTTTAAAAACTAAGTCGATCCAAATTGCCTCGTCATACAAACGAGTCAAACAACAGCAATGCAGcgcccattcatacaaatatgcGCGATCTGAGCACTTTTCTGCCCATTTCCAAGAACTTTTTTACTGTCAAAGCGGAGTCAGGGTGGAGCCACTCCAAGACCTCCTGTTTCAAGAGCTCTCTGACCAGCCGTTTACTGCAGTCCAGAGTCGGACTGTTGGGTTCACATCGGCCCAAGCACGCTCCTCTTGGAAAAATGCTCTTTTCGGTTGACCCAATTAATGACAGTGTGAAAACAACTTTTGATCGTTTTCAGACTGCCAGTCCAAGAGCGCTTGAAACCGGAGGTATCAGAGCGGCTGACCTCGGGCCTACATACACAGTCCGCTGTGACAGTAAAATTGCTTGGAATTGGGCAAAAACGCTCTCAGGTCACTTATATTTTTTTGAATTGgcgctgcagagctgctgtttgacacgtaTGCCTTAAAATTACATGATAGTTTCATGTTAAATGTGAAACATTTGTGTGGTGAGGTGTAGGCTGTGCTACTGATGTTGGCATGGCTTTTCCCACCCGTAGTAgtaggctagtagtagtagtagtgcctCTAGGAGTGGGACTACTGCTCACGTAAATTGGAAGGCCGCATCACCAGTGGTAAGATGAACCCATGAAGGAGCACTGAAATGACTGTGTCAGCGCTGTAAGGTTCCTGGTGTTCTCCTCATCCAGGTCTGTGGCTGAGTGAACTCAACTTGGAGCTATGGGAGACAGATGACTTGAGTCATCCTCTTTAAGCACAGAATGTGGTACGTGCCCATAGTCTACAGCTGTGCATACAGCAAGAAGCAGCTCTCTGTCTGACCAAAGCCTACAGCTTCAGTAGGCTAAATAAATCATATATTTAATATTACCTACTTCAGCAGCATCTGTACCCTCTGATCCAGCATCTGTCCAATGCTCTTCTGCTGTCATTGTAACACAGTGTCAGCGGCAGGATGGAGCGTGTGGCCAGAGGTATAAACTGTACAGCCTACAACAGATGTTACATTTGGGTGAATAGTGTAAATCCAAATTTTggatttgaatttttccaaaAGATCAATTTTGTGTTGGTCCATATTTTCCTCCTGGAGCAGTCCTGCTACAACAACTGCTGGTCCATTGTCCATCTTCCCAGGGCCAGTGCACTGAGCAGGATCAGAATGAGGATACAGAAGATGCTTAAGTAGGTGCTATTAAACACACAGCTGGTCATTTCAGTGCTCCCTCATGGGCATTTCAGTGCTCCCTCATGGGCATTTCAGTGCTCCCTCATGGGCATTTCAGTGCTCCCTCATGGGCTCATCTTACTATCGGTGATAAAGCCTTATCATTTACGCACAAGCAGTATTCCTACTTCCAGAGgcactacaactactgctacgcTACTGGTAAGAAAAGTCATGCCAACATCAGTAGCATAGCCTATATCTTGTCATACAAATGAGCAAAAGTGGATAGATCCTTCATTGATGCGGTAGTTCCTGTTTTACATATCAATTTTCATGATAATTTCTTATCACAGATGCTCATGATAATTTTGTGTCACGTTTTAACACGAAACTATCAAGTAATTTCGTGAAACTGTCACATAATTTCATGATTTCACGACTTAAATAAAAAGCAGTATCACATTTTAACGTGGTACTACAGAATAGCACTTCTATGCTgccgtactactactactactactactactactactactactactactactactactactactactactactactagtagtagtacaatTAAAGTCATGCCAACATCAGTAGCATAGCATATATATCGTCATACAAACGCGTAAAGGTGGACAGATCCTCTGTAGTTCCTCCTTTTCCGTATGAGGTTTTTTCTTGATATTTTCTTATCACAGTTGACCTCCTGTCAATCACgtttgaaaacggggagattcaccggtggcCAGACTCACATCTACCTAAAGTACAGAACAAGTGTGTATTCTAATTTTGAGATAGTATCACGTAATTTCTTGATACTATCGCGTCATTTCATGATAGTATCATACTGCTAATTTTTATTCAACAGAAATGGCAACTCTACGCCGCCGTAAATGACTGACTAGGaattaattgaaataaaaaggaAAGGGTGCTATTTTGGTATTGCTTAGTTATCTCCCTTGAGGCACATCCATATCTAGAAGttcacaaaaacagagaagctGTAAATTATTAGTCTTCTCACAGCTTAATTGGCAATTACGCGCATTTCAGACATCTCAGACTACGACCACTACACGCGCATTTACACACTTGTCCATAAAACCATAAATTCCTTGAAAATAATGAATCGGATCCATCTGCTGAGCCAACAGCATGTGTTGGTcttatttatgaatatttatgcACATGTCATGGGGTTAAATTAGATTATGTCACACCcccaaattataaatcagaaaaataaatCCCTCTCTCAGACAAAGGGGTGTATGGTGTGGGGAGAATATTTAACAGGTGAAATTACTCATCTGGGACCAATTTTCCTCTCCAAACAAACATCCATATTTGGTGTGATCGATCCCTGACACGCACATTGTGGCCAATTTCAATCCGAACATGACCAGGCTATAAATAACTGACACTTGAGAAAATTCCTCTTGAAATGCATTCGCACTCAATCTCAAACTCTGGCTCGCATCATTTCCAGAGAGGACTATCTCTACaagtattttctttaaaaaaaacttggtGTAATTAGTTGTTTATAAATTATGAGATATTTGGTTTGCCATTACAACCCAGGGTTTAAATACATAGTCTGCCACTTAATGATCCAAATGCTCTTTGCCAGTAATTCACCTCAACATCAAAGGCACAAATCACAACTGTTGCTCACATGCACCGTGTTCCCATCATTTAACCCTTGATCCAGGCTTttcctttcttttattttgtttcacgAAAGCCATAAGTTCATTTAATTAATTGTGCTTTTATAGAAACTTACCTGTCTAAGTTCTTGCATACGGTCCTTCATGTCTCCTTATCAATCGTCCGCTTCTCACTCTTGAGGCTGTATTTCCCGGAGCGTCGAGGATGAGTGTGATGCTCTCCAGCGTCTGCTCACCGAGTCAGATAAGAGCGACACCGAGACAAGTGCGCGAGTGGCGGCGGAGACAGAGCGCTGgtccccctcctctccacgGTCTGGGTGACTCTCCGGATGGGGATGATGCTGGCGGCCGCTTCACAGCTTCACTCCGTCGGGTGACGCGCACTAAAAGGTGAGGCCAGGCCTTCCGCCGTTAACCCATTACGCACTGCCAACTTCCTTTTAATTTATACTATAAGCTACTTGATTCtgctaaaaaaaactaaaacattgtatttttataatctATTCGTTTAACTCCCATAAAGAAAAAGTGTAACCTGATCTAAAAATGACGCACATGGGAGGTAAAAGTAACTGACTCCACAAATAGGCTGCTGTTGGATTTGGTTATCGATTGAACAGGTTTAGATGGTTCAGAGTAGATACGCCCAGGTGTAGATAAAAATACACAAGCTCTGGGTGCCCTCTGGCGTTCAAAAGCAGTCACATAACATAGccttacagaaaaaaaaaaaaattaaataaagtgacacttaaaatataaacaaagacAAGTGCAATctcgattaaaaaaaacaacctttccacacctatttttttttaattattaatatgaATTTCTTCAACTATATATGCACATTATAGCATACAATTTCAGTGCCATTTCATAAGGCACGTTTATTCAGCTGAAAAATGCAATATTATGGTTCTTAAGTTTACtctcagtgatgggaagaatgcTTAAGTATTTAGTTACCAAATATTCTGTTTTGTGGTCCAATCAGAATACTTTTATAACAGGCTGTATTAAAATTTGtgtgcaaaaacaaacataggACTAAACAGCTTTACATTAGTTGTGCATTTCCTATGAATATTTTGGTTACTAAAGCAAAGCAATACAGTCTGAAGTTTAAATAGTGTGATCAAGTACAGTACAGCAATGTACTGCTTTGATTTAGCAAAgtaactgcattctgaatagctctaaattaaaaaaattactaCTGGAATAGTTACTAAAAATTTTGAATAGCCTACATATTTTTGGTACATTCAgctacttcccaacactgtttacTCTTCCTCCAAATTTCAGGTGGGCAGGTAAAATGTTGAGAAGCTTTACAATCACAGGAAACTTTAAAAATCCTCTTTAATATCACTGGCAGACATTATGTTTCTTGAAGTTTTTGACTGACGTAAACATGATTTGGTTTCACAGTTTACACAGTCAACAGCTTTTTACACTTGGCAAGAAtatcaaagaaaagcaaaactgaatAGCAGCTAGAAATGAGGTCTTCTCTGACGTCCGGTGTACTTTGTATCAGGCCGAACACCActgaaagaggaggaaaatCAACATTAGCCATTGATAAATTTTATGAAATATGCAACACAGTATTTATTACTAAATATACAAACCGTCCTTGtcgtcttctcctctccttcttctccaaGATCCAATCTTTACCCTTTTTTGCTGATTTCCCCTTCATATTTTTAAAGCGGCATCTGTATGGAACATTAGCTTTACAGATTATTTGGAATAACATAAACCTCTGAAAAccaaaaatgaatataaatgttAAAGGCTGGAAAACCTGTCTGTTAGGGTTTTGAATCAGACAGGacgtttttcctttgtttttatgtttggtCATATGGCTCCCAAAGGCAGGGGGACTAATAATCTGCACTTTGCGTATGCCAAGACCTTTGTATAagataaaacaagataaaaagtATATTACTATTAAAAGCCAATGAATGAGAGCCATTACCTTTGTCCTGAATACTGAACTTGGTTTGGCACAGTTTTATCTGATGTCTCTGTTCCCAAACCCTAAAAAATTTAAACACCAAACTTAACCCAGAAACACTGCAGATTTAGAAGTGAGCAAAAAATGTTCAAAGCATTTTtgaatgtatgtgttttttcttaCCTTGGGAAGGACTCCAGACACTCcagcaaacaaacacaaaaagaatctgcacaaacatcagcatcagtaaaaatatatatttaatgtttgtgttgttgttttataaaaaaataaacaaataaaaggttgtgttcacattttagattttgatggtcataatttcagataggGGCATAATTCACAAACTATCCAAACTTATGAACTACGAAACGATTGTTTGTAACAGACGTATATAAGGTCTTAAATGGACTCGCTCCACCACCCTTGGGTGAGTTCATTATGGCCAAAACCAGTACTAGTGGTAGGGTAACAAGAGCCTCTACCAGAGGTGACTGTGTAATACCTTATAGACGCACTACATTTAGTCAGCAGGTGTTATCAGTCAAGCACACAGAAATTTGGAACAACATCCCAGCTGCAATAAGAGACTCTACGACATtcagtacatttaaaattaatCTGAAATGATGACTCAAGAGGAATCAGAACTGTGATCATTAATGTTATGCTACTATGTACATGTCAGTGTTGTATGTTATGATTGTGTTTCATTGTACTGTTACATCCCTGTTTGTCCTATGAATTGTAATTGACAATCTGTTCTTATGTCTATTGTATGAACTTGTAGTTTCTTGTTGTTTCTATCTCTCTAACCTGCCAGGGACTAAAGATGTAAAGTAGCCTTCAGGCTAATTCTATTCATGAATATGCACTgtctcatttaaataaaaaataaataaataaatactgggTCCACAAAactgccatattaatcttatggcttgaAGTTCCATCAACTTGGGGTTCAATAATGCCACCACTTAGTTAAGTTATTATGAACAAACAAAGAAGACATTGGACTTTATGCCTCATTTGAATAAGCGTGGAAATTAGCATATACAACTAACATCCTAAacataaaccagaacaaaatgtttgcattttgcccatTCATATTTGGATATATCTTTCAAAGAAGGTTACAGTTCAAAAGCTATTTTGAAATAACTGTTCATGGTCCTTCAAAACACTTCAAGGTGAACACAACCTATAACAACTACACTAGCGACAATATCAAAGGTAAGCTTAGAAGAAAACTAACTTTTTGGCTTTGCTGCTGTTGGGATAATCAACCACCATGCCCCCACTGAATCCTGCCCTCATGGCCTGTGTCGTGATCAGTTCAAGCTTtacaaaaaggaagaaaaaatgtgtgttattttatgctgtcatataatattttaaaataagctTTATAAAAGACTGCATCATTGTTTTACCTGCTCTGAGTTCTCAGGATAAAGCTGAAAAACTGCACGTGCTCCCCTTGACTGAcagataatgtttttttaataatgcatTTACTTAACGTATTTAAACATACATTACTTAATGTGACAGCATGACTTACCAGAGAGGAGTACAAAGTGCTGAAGAACGTATACAGTCTCTTTGGCGGACTGTGTGTCCTCTTGTCCGCATTGCAGAGCCATTGTAGAGCAGAAATACTGTCAAGAAAGAGATTTCATTGCATTCTaaatattttgaacaaaaagtcCTGTTTCAAGTCAGAATTATTCTTTACCTGATACAGCCATCAAAGGTACCAGGTCTGAAAGGCATTCCCTGTCCCATGTCTCCCACTAAGAGGTCTCCTTCCACATCTCTATCAAGGGCAACATCTGATAATAAAGGAAAGGCTTCATCAAATATTCTTActgctttttaaatgtattttaatggtaaggaatagttacactaAACATGTACTGTATGTGAAAAACTgggtaaaaaaatattatattttggtTTTTACACATTTGTCTCTAATCACTCACCAAGCATTGATGTACTGATGTCAACTCCAACCCAATAGTGTCCCTCTTCAGAGAGATAATCTCCACTGAGTCCAGAGCCACACCTATTACACAGAGTAAAATCTCCATCAAATATAAATTAGGTCTATACTGGATGGATATCATCCATAGCCTTGTGTGTATGTAATGAtcaactctctttctctctgctgaGCAGTTTAAATGATGGAAACTTACCCCACATCCAGCAGGTAACAGGGCTGTCCCTCTGGAAGGTTCAAAAGCTCCACAGCACGCTCTGACATTTGCGTTTGGATCTCTATCATTCGAGAGCTGCGTGcaacaaaagtgtaaaatacatttttatacaataaGCATAAATGTGTgcccaaaaaaaaatcacagcttGTAAATGTGTAATGATAATGGTTAACAACGAGGCAATCGGGTGTAATTCGCATAAATGCACTCACTTTTGAGAGTATTTCTTTGCCTCTTCGTCATTGTAAAACTGTTGGAAATAACGTAAAATATCATTCAATGCCTTTACTGTCCACTAACAGAACCACGTTGAAATGTTGTTTCTCGACCGAACCAAAACGATACACTTACCACTTCAGGAGGTGCAGTATGCTCGGGCCGTCGACTGCTGGCCATGACCGTGTAAAGTATGATGAAATAGAAGGAGAAAAATCAACCAAGAGTTTTAAAACAAATGCTCTACACTGTTGTTGTTTagagcattttttttgtttcgagCAATCCACACGCACGTGAAGAAATATGACGTCAAAAACATGCGACTAAAGGGGGTGTTCTtcttctactttttaaaatgattaaataacaATAACCACATACAATCTGCAACAACATAATTACAACAGACAGTAAGTTAAGTAAGCTGGAAGGTATGGCTTGGCAGACATTAATACATTCTTCCTGTTATTTCagtaatattataaaaaaaatttgtAAAAACTCTGGGTAAGTAAGAAGATTTCCATAACCATGTATAGGTTTTTctgataaaataatattttcagCCCAGTTTTGTAAGAATAAACTTTTACGTTTTAGTTTTATATATTGGTTATTCAATAGAAGACGTATATGATCAACTTAACTGAGCTATTACAGTTTGTGTATATGACTTTAATAGCATGAGTGAAGCTcgtacaaactgaaaaaaaaaaaaagaaaaaaaagaaaccgtgctcaaaaatgccttgtaataataaatagtaGAAAATAGCTGGATTGTCATGAAGGAGGACGCTGTAGTCAATAAGATCATGGACTAATATTATGCTGCTGCGTATGTGCCTGTTTTTCATAAAGCCTGACTGACAGTTATCAATAATTTTAttaaggcatgtttttaatgtctgcATCGTTCTGCATATGTAACACCTGCTTTCTTCTATGAGTAATTTTTCTTACACCGCCATCTACTGTTCATTAAGAATACCAGTTTTGTAACATtgatacttacttttacttacttttatatttatatttatgaataCAATGTAATATGTTTCAttgctatataaatatataaaatttggtgagttgaAAATATGAggaaatgcaaacaaaaaaaagctgtCTTTACTTCCTGTAAACAAAGGATCGGATTGGCTGTTTTTTGAGTGACGTCACGCGGTTTCCGTCATCATCGGTCTCTCCAGTCCGGCAAAATGGCAGAGGTCGGGGACATGAATACAAgagtttttgtccttttttagcTCCTAGAATACGACTTATCTGTTATTTGTCCCATGGTATTGCGGTATGAGTTGGACATAAGCTACGTGAACATATCATGAAGAACAGTTTACTACGAGTCAACCTCTGGTCCAATCACTGTAAGCAATACAAGGAAACAGGGAGAAGTTGGTAGCTGATAGTTGTATATCTCATGTATTGTAGATTTGCATTTCTAAAAATGAAATTGTCTTGTGTGTTTCCCTCAAGGCAGAATGTCACCCTGGACAAGACAAGTGTTTTTATGTGCACAACCAGACACTTTCATATGCATCCAGCAGTTCAAGTCTTTCTGCACATTTGCTTTTGTTCTGCCAGAGCAAAGATTCAAGAGACCTGTAAGATTGCAGTCCTCTACTGAACAACAAATATGCCTCAGCACCAGGCACTACAGCTGGAGAAGAAGAGATGACCAAAACATAGATGATTTGCCACTGTATAGAAGTAGGACCGCTTATTATGATATCCTAAAAGTCACACCTCATGCCACACAGGCTCAGATCAAAACAGCCTACTACAAACAGTCCTTTATCTACCATCCTGACAAAAACCCAGGGAACATGGAGGCAACGCAGGCTTTCTCTGAGATCAGTGAGGCCTACACTGTACTGGGAAACATCAATCTGAAGAGGAAATATGATCGGGGCATCTTGAGTGAGTCTGATGTCCGAGGTGCAGGGAAACCTTCTAAAGCCAGTTCCAGCAGCAGCAAGCAAACAGGTTCtacacagcagcagaggggcAGGCATTTTACCCAACGAGGAGAAAAAGTCTTTTATGATTTTGATGCCTTTTATAAAGCACACTATGGAGAACAACTGCAAAGAGAGCAAGAAATGAGAGCCAGGAAGCAGCGCATACAAGAAATGCATGAGAAGAAAAAGATGGCATGGCAGCATACAAAAATTTTAGAAATTCTCGCGACTATGTTGTGTGCATCAGCTGGGTTCATCCTCTATAACATTAAAAAATCCtgatattatttaatttaatattcaCATAATGATATTTATTATTCACAGATGATTGAAATTTGATTGATTTGCGTTTATTAACATGTTCTTGTTAAGACGTAATGCACATTTGATTAAAGTCTATATGTAAACCAGTTACTACTCCATTTTTTATGTATTCGACATCTACCCGTTTGGatatatttaagttttaacTTGTAGTAATTGATTATTACAGAACATAAAGTTGACATTAAACTATATGAAAAGATCATCTTAAACTAATGTAATTAATTTTATGTAGTAAAGGATTACGACAGAGCAGCTATAGATGAAGAATTGTAAGTGAGCTCTGAGAAGCTcactataaacaaataaaaaaatacatagtaa
This Periophthalmus magnuspinnatus isolate fPerMag1 chromosome 13, fPerMag1.2.pri, whole genome shotgun sequence DNA region includes the following protein-coding sequences:
- the bud23 gene encoding probable 18S rRNA (guanine-N(7))-methyltransferase, which produces MASSRRPEHTAPPEVFYNDEEAKKYSQNSRMIEIQTQMSERAVELLNLPEGQPCYLLDVGCGSGLSGDYLSEEGHYWVGVDISTSMLDVALDRDVEGDLLVGDMGQGMPFRPGTFDGCISISALQWLCNADKRTHSPPKRLYTFFSTLYSSLSRGARAVFQLYPENSEQLELITTQAMRAGFSGGMVVDYPNSSKAKKFFLCLFAGVSGVLPKGLGTETSDKTVPNQVQYSGQRCRFKNMKGKSAKKGKDWILEKKERRRRQGRGVRPDTKYTGRQRRPHF
- the dnajc30b gene encoding dnaJ (Hsp40) homolog, subfamily C, member 30b isoform X1 yields the protein MKNSLLRVNLWSNHCRMSPWTRQVFLCAQPDTFICIQQFKSFCTFAFVLPEQRFKRPVRLQSSTEQQICLSTRHYSWRRRDDQNIDDLPLYRSRTAYYDILKVTPHATQAQIKTAYYKQSFIYHPDKNPGNMEATQAFSEISEAYTVLGNINLKRKYDRGILSESDVRGAGKPSKASSSSSKQTGSTQQQRGRHFTQRGEKVFYDFDAFYKAHYGEQLQREQEMRARKQRIQEMHEKKKMAWQHTKILEILATMLCASAGFILYNIKKS
- the dnajc30b gene encoding dnaJ (Hsp40) homolog, subfamily C, member 30b isoform X2; the encoded protein is MSPWTRQVFLCAQPDTFICIQQFKSFCTFAFVLPEQRFKRPVRLQSSTEQQICLSTRHYSWRRRDDQNIDDLPLYRSRTAYYDILKVTPHATQAQIKTAYYKQSFIYHPDKNPGNMEATQAFSEISEAYTVLGNINLKRKYDRGILSESDVRGAGKPSKASSSSSKQTGSTQQQRGRHFTQRGEKVFYDFDAFYKAHYGEQLQREQEMRARKQRIQEMHEKKKMAWQHTKILEILATMLCASAGFILYNIKKS